The following is a genomic window from Desulfurella sp..
CAGTGTATTTTTTAAACTACGCTCCACCAAAACCGTATCAGTTTCTTTTGCTTTAAGTAATGCTTGTTTAATATTTTCATGTACAGGAGCTTCTTTAGTCATCATAAATCTTGTACCCATATTAACTGCACAAGCGCCCAGTGATAATGCAGCAACAAATCCTCTTGCATCGCCAAAACCGCCTGAAGCTATAACAGGAATATTAAGTTCATCTTTTGCTCTTGGTATTAAGATTAAAGAAGTTACATCATCTTCACCAGGGTGACCTGCACACTCAAATCCATCAATACTGACATAGTCACAGCCTATATTTTGTGCTTTTATAGCATGTCTAATTGATGTACATTTGTGTATAACTTTTATATTATTGTTTTTTAATTTTTCAATATAATCAGCGGGGTTTCTGCCAGCAGTTTCTACTATTTTTACACCACTTTGGACTATAGCATCAATGTAGGCATCGTAATTTACTGGCTTTAGTGTGGGTAAAAATGTAAGATTTACACCAAAAGGCCGTGTGGTTAATTTTTTTGTTTGTTCAATTTCATTTGCAAGCAGGTCTGGAGTTTCAAAACTAAGGGCAGAAAGTATACCCAAACCTCCAGCATTTGATACAGCGCTAACAAGTTCTTTTTTTGAAATCCACATCATGCCACCTTGCATAATAGGGTATTCTACATTAAAATCTTTTGTAAATTTTGTTTGAAACATTCTGTTCCTCCTCTTCTTACGTAAACGTTAAGTTAAATATACCATAAATTTAAATATCAGTCAACTGTTATATATTATTTATTTAAAAATGTTTTCTTGACTTAAATAGACAAAAAAGTATAATTTCAAAAAAGGAGAAGATTTTATGGATTATAAAATATTAACTTATCCAGATAAAGAGCTAAAAAAAGTTTCCAGTGAAGTTGACAAGATTGATGATAGTATTTTAGAGCTTATTGATTCTATGGGCCGGATCANNNNNNNNNNAAAAAACAATGGTATCGGTCTTGCAGCACCTCAAATAGGTATAAAAAAAAGAATAATTATAGTGGATGAAAGGGCAATTGGTGCAAATAGTAACATAATAGCAATGGTTAACCCTAGAATTGTTTCATATGAGAGTTTTTATGAAGAACATGATGAAGGTTGTTTAAGCGTTCCTGGTTTTTACGGAAAAGTAAACGATCGCAGGCGGTATATAAAAGTTCAATATCTTGATTTAAAAGAACAGATGCAGGAAGTTGAGTTCGATAATTTTTTGTCGGTTGTCATTCAACATGAGATAGATCACTTAAATGGCATTTTGTTTGTTGATAGGATTAATTTTGTTGAAAAATTAAGATTTAAAAAATTTTTAAAAGAAAATAAATGAATATAGCTTTTTTTGGTACAAGTGATATTGGCATTGAAACGTTAAAGAGTATAAATGAGCATTTTTCCGTAAAAGCAGTTATTACAACAAAAGATAAAAAAGGCAAACGTAACAAAATTCTAATTGAAAGCCCTATCAAAAAACAGGCAATTAAGCTTGGTCTTGATTTTTTTCAACCAGAAAAGCTTGATGATAATTTTTTAAGCCAGATAAAAGACTGCCAGATGGGTGTATTGTTTTCTTATGGCAAAATAATACCTCAAAATGTCATTGATGCTTTTAAATACGGTATCTTGAATATACATCCAAGCATATTACCAAAATACAGAGGTGCTTCTCCAATCATTAGCGCGCTTTTAAACGGTGATTTATACACTGGCATAAGCATAATAAAGCTTACCAAAGATCTGGATGCAGGCGATTGTTTAATGCAAAAGATTATTGAAATAACACCAGACGACAATAATATTACACTGTCAAATAAAATTTCTTACCTGGCAAGCCAGATGATTATATGCGCTATTGAATTTTACAAAGATGGTTTATTAAAACCAAAACCCCAAAAAGGCAATATATCATACACTAAAAAATTTAACAAAAATGATACTTTAATAAATTTTGAAAATGATGACGCTTGTTTTGCAGTTAGAAAGGTAAAAGCTTTTGCTGGTTATCTGGATGCTTTTTTTTACTACAATTCAAAAATTTATAAAATATTAAAAGCAAGTGTTTGCGATCTTAGCGCAACACCAGCAACTATTGTGAAAGTA
Proteins encoded in this region:
- a CDS encoding nitronate monooxygenase; this translates as MFQTKFTKDFNVEYPIMQGGMMWISKKELVSAVSNAGGLGILSALSFETPDLLANEIEQTKKLTTRPFGVNLTFLPTLKPVNYDAYIDAIVQSGVKIVETAGRNPADYIEKLKNNNIKVIHKCTSIRHAIKAQNIGCDYVSIDGFECAGHPGEDDVTSLILIPRAKDELNIPVIASGGFGDARGFVAALSLGACAVNMGTRFMMTKEAPVHENIKQALLKAKETDTVLVERSLKNTLRAFKNKHALKVLELENNKATLEELAPYLSGLNGKKMLEEGLIDNALLACGQVIGLINDIPTTKEVIVNIINQAKQIIEQQARLI
- the def gene encoding peptide deformylase, which encodes KNNGIGLAAPQIGIKKRIIIVDERAIGANSNIIAMVNPRIVSYESFYEEHDEGCLSVPGFYGKVNDRRRYIKVQYLDLKEQMQEVEFDNFLSVVIQHEIDHLNGILFVDRINFVEKLRFKKFLKENK
- the fmt gene encoding methionyl-tRNA formyltransferase, which codes for MNIAFFGTSDIGIETLKSINEHFSVKAVITTKDKKGKRNKILIESPIKKQAIKLGLDFFQPEKLDDNFLSQIKDCQMGVLFSYGKIIPQNVIDAFKYGILNIHPSILPKYRGASPIISALLNGDLYTGISIIKLTKDLDAGDCLMQKIIEITPDDNNITLSNKISYLASQMIICAIEFYKDGLLKPKPQKGNISYTKKFNKNDTLINFENDDACFAVRKVKAFAGYLDAFFYYNSKIYKILKASVCDLSATPATIVKVSKNSLIVACKNKSISIEQIKPEGKNAMSIEAFLAGHKFQCGQKII